The Alosa sapidissima isolate fAloSap1 chromosome 5, fAloSap1.pri, whole genome shotgun sequence genome has a window encoding:
- the LOC121709120 gene encoding protocadherin beta-16-like isoform X46 gives MLSMCAWVPFNLLNAGMYRMDIKGVRGGDNWKQISLLLLLYISVVTGQVRYSIPEEMSKGSVVGHIAEDLGIDLKRLHSGRARIVAGDNSPYVELNTDKGTLVVSERIDRELLCKQISPCSFNFEMILENPIQLYEVTIEILDVNDHSPTFPREEIAIEISESAIPGARFLLDRAYDPDVGINAIQGYTLKPGDNFILKHENRPDRNKFIELILQSPVDRESKDELSLILTASDGGKPPKTGQMRIKIKVLDINDNAPRFSKEIYRASIPENAPVGKLVTTVSASDADKGVNGEVLYSLRQVDDSDIGLFTIDENSGEITVSGDIDFEKTKKFDLNVEVKDHGGLTDSCVVIIDVIDVNDNTPVISLTSFTNPVPENAPVGTTVAVISVKDADSGVNGQVSCTISKHIPFVIKLSLRNYYTLLTDESLDREINPEYNITITITDDGSPSLSTTKRINLKISDVNDNRPIFDSVLYTASVDENISPGVSIFTVRAEDADCCQNSRVTYLLEETQINGAPASSLVSINAETGVIYAARSFDYEQLRGFKISVRAQDSGSPPLSGNATVQILIQDQNDNAPQILYPVQTGVSALAEIVPRSADIGYLVTKVVAVDGDSGQNAWLSYKLHKPADRPLFEVGAQNGEIRTVRQVTDKDAVKQKLTVVVEDNGQPSRSATVNVNVAVADSFPEVLLEFTDFTHNKDHTDDLTFYLILALAVVSFLFISCLVAIISVKIYRWRQSRMFYQSSLPVIPYYPPQYGDTAGTGTLQRVYNYEVCMTTDSRKSDLKCMRPGSQSIISLDTGGTLTLPLPPRDKAIFDTDDNQTLEEPGR, from the exons ATGCTTAGTATGTGCGCTTGGGTTCCATTTAATCTGCTCAATGCAGGGATGTACAGAATGGACATCAAGGGTGTGCGCGGCGGTGATAACTGGAAACAAATTTCGTTGTTGCTACTGTTGTACATCTCAGTTGTTACTGGACAAGTGCGATATTCTATTCCAGAGGAGATGAGCAAAGGTTCTGTTGTTGGACATATTGCGGAGGATTTGGGCATCGACTTGAAACGGCTTCACAGCGGCCGGGCCCGGATAGTAGCTGGGGACAACAGCCCTTATGTTgaactgaacacagacaaaggGACGCTGGTGGTGAGTGAGAGGATAGACAGGGAGCTCCTCTGTAAACAGATTTCTCCCTGCAGTTTCAACTTCGAAATGATATTAGAGAATCCGATTCAATTGTATGAAGTGACTATAGAAATTTTGGATGTTAACGACCATTCTCCGACATTCCCAAGAGAGGAAATTGCTATTGAGATAAGTGAAAGCGCTATCCCAGGAGCACGTTTCTTATTAGACAGGGCATACGATCCCGATGTTGGAATAAATGCCATACAGGGCTATACCCTAAAACCTGGGGACAATTTCATTTTAAAACACGAAAACCGACCAGATAGGAATAAATTCATTGAACTGATTCTTCAGTCTCCTGTCGATCGCGAGAGTAAGGATGAACTCTCGCTCATTTTAACAGCGAGTGATGGTGGCAAACCGCCGAAAACGGGACAGATGAGGATAAAAATTAAAGTCTTGGATATAAACGATAATGCACCACGGTTCTCTAAAGAGATCTATAGAGCCTCTATCCCCGAAAATGCACCAGTGGGCAAATTAGTCACAACCGTAAGTGCGTCAGATGCTGATAAAGGCGTCAACGGTGAGGTCTTATACTCACTGAGGCAAGTGGATGACAGTGATATTGGCCTGTTTACTATTGATGAAAATTCAGGAGAAATCACAGTTTCAGGAGATATAGATTTTGAGAAAACGAAAAAGTTTGATTTGAATGTCGAGGTCAAAGATCACGGTGGCCTTACTGACTCCTGTGTTGTCATAATTGATGTCATAGACGTTAATGACAATACTCCTGTTATATCTCTGACGTCATTCACAAATCCAGTTCCTGAAAATGCTCCTGTTGGAACAACAGTGGCAGTAATTAGCGTAAAAGACGCAGATTCAGGAGTAAATGGTCAGGTCAGTTGTACTATCAGTAAACATATTCCATTTGTCATAAAATTGTCTCTCAGGAATTACTACACGTTATTGACAGATGAGAGTTTAGATAGAGAAATCAACCCTGAATACAATATTACAATTACGATAACAGACGACGGATCACCATCTCTGTCTACTACAAAGAGAATTAATCTAAAGATTTCTGACGTCAATGACAACAGGCCTATTTTTGATAGTGTTTTGTACACAGCTAGTGTAGACGAAAATATCTCTCCAGGCGTGTCTATATTTACAGTCAGGGCCGAAGATGCAGACTGCTGTCAAAACTCGCGTGTGACATATTTGCTGGAGGAGACGCAGATAAACGGAGCTCCGGCGTCATCATTAGTTTCCATCAATGCTGAGACGGGAGTCATTTACGCAGCGCGCTCTTTTGATTATGAGCAGCTTCGGGGATTTAAAATCAGTGTGAGAGCTCAAGATAGCGGATCACCGCCTCTATCTGGCAATGCCACTGTCCAGATTCTGATACAAGACCAAAACGACAACGCGCCTCAGATTTTGTACCCAGTACAAACAGGTGTCTCTGCTTTAGCGGAAATTGTACCACGATCGGCAGATATTGGATATCTCGTCACTAAAGTAGTAGCTGTTGATGGGGATTCTGGACAGAATGCCTGGCTCTCATATAAACTACACAAACCTGCAGACAGACCGCTGTTTGAAGTTGGCGCACAGAATGGAGAGATCAGAACTGTGCGTCAGGTGACTGATAAAGATGCTGTGAAACAGAAACTCACTGTTGTAGTGGAGGACAACGGACAGCCCTCTCGCTCAGCTACAGTCAATGTGAACGTGGCAGTGGCGGACAGCTTTCCTGAAGTCCTGTTGGAATTCACAGACTTTACGCACAACAAAGATCACACCGatgacttgactttttatttAATCTTAGCTTTGGCTGTAGTATCCTTTCTCTTCATTTCGTGTTTAGTTGCCATCATTTCAGTAAAAATCTACCGATGGAGGCAATCCCGCATGTTTTATCAGTCAAGTCTGCCCGTCATTCCATACTACCCGCCACAGTATGGAGACACTGCAGGCACTGGAACTTTACAGCGCGTCTACAATTATGAGGTGTGCATGACGACAGATTCTAGAAAGAGTGACCTAAAGTGCATGAGACCTGGCAGCCAAAGCATCATTAGCCTTGACACTGGAGGGACACTGACTCTGCCACTCCCACCAAGGGACAAAGCAATCTTTGACACAGATGATAATCAG ACACTGGAGGAACCGGGACGTTAA
- the LOC121709120 gene encoding protocadherin gamma-A11-like isoform X45: MRSAKATQRSAEWMMVAFAIVFVRTVYAQMRYSIPEEMRKGSLIGNIANDLGLDARRLRSGRARIVTGDSIQYADMNSDKGILVVSERIDREELCGDTTPCSFTFEIILENPVELHHVTVEILDVNDHSPTFQGDRINLEISESATPGARFLLGSAEDPDVGVNALQNYILTENDNFVLKQHARPDGIKYAEMVLQKPLDRELRPQLSLTLTAVDGGDPPKSGTVSIKVTVLDVNDNAPVFNQSVYTASVVENAQRGTYITTVNASDADSGTNGVINYSFANLKGNIAAIFSLDENTGAISVIGDIDYEKVKKYEIGIEAKDQGGLGDSSKVIVEVIDVNDNAPVISIMSFSSPVSEDATVGTTIAILNVKDIDSGENGNVNLNVGQSITFKLKSSLRNYYTLVTDALLDRERVSEYNITVTATDSGSPSLSSQKTLTLKVSDVNDNAPEFSQSTYEAYVFENNPPGVSIFTVSARDNDWSQNARISYLLDESAWGGNPVSSYISINAESGVVHAIRSFDYEQMKKIKVCVKAQDGGSPPLSSNVTLNIIIQDQNDNAPQILYPVQTGSSGVAEIVPRSADVGYLVSKVVAVDVDSGQNAWLSYKLHKPADRPLFEVGAQNGEIRTVRQVTDKDAVKQKLTVVVEDNGQPSRSATVNVNVAVADSFPEVLSEFTDFTRDKDYNDNLTFYLVLALAVVSFLFISCVVIIISVKIYRWRQSRLYHSNLPVIPYYPPQYGDTGTGTLRHVYNYEVCMTADSRKSDSTFVRPSSQNVLIMDPVSAETMQRMQRKEMLMECDSPEILAISSLKSWLLMWTLDRMPGSHINYRNLQTGRCLKWAHRMERSELCVR; the protein is encoded by the exons ATGAGATCGGCTAAAGCAACACAGCGGAGCGCAGAATGGATGATGGTGGCCTTTGCGATTGTTTTTGTCAGAACTGTCTATGCACAAATGCGGTACTCCATTCCGGAGGAGATGAGGAAAGGCTCGCTTATTGGGAATATTGCGAATGATCTCGGCTTGGATGCAAGAAGGCTACGGTCAGGAAGAGCTCGCATTGTAACCGGAGACAGTATTCAATATGCTGATATGAATTCAGACAAAGGGATTTTGGTTGTCAGCGAGAGGATAGACCGCGAGGAGCTCTGTGGCGATACGACTCCATGCAGTTTCACCTTTGAAATAATTTTAGAAAACCCTGTGGAACTACATCACGTTACAGTAGAGATTTTGGATGTAAACGATCACTCCCCGACGTTTCAGGGAGATAGAATTAATCTAGAGATCAGCGAATCGGCCACACCAGGAGCGCGCTTTTTGCTGGGCAGCGCAGAGGACCCTGATGTCGGGGTAAACGCACTGCAAAATTACATTCTGACTGAAAACGATAACTTTGTTCTTAAACAGCATGCACGCCCGGATGGGATCAAATATGCTGAGATGGTGCTACAGAAGCCATTAGACAGAGAGCTGCGCCCACAGCTGTCTTTAACCCTCACAGCTGTGGATGGAGGAGACCCCCCGAAGTCCGGAACTGTTAGTATTAAAGTGACTGTACTAGATGTGAATGATAATGCACCGGTATTTAACCAGTCCGTATATACGGCATCGGTAGTCGAAAACGCTCAGAGAGGCACATATATAACTACTGTTAATGCAAGTGATGCAGACAGCGGTACAAATGGAGTGATTAATTACAGCTTTGCGAATCTTAAAGGCAACATCGCAGCAATCTTCTCATTAGATGAGAATACTGGTGCGATTTCTGTCATAGGAGATATCGACTacgaaaaagtaaaaaaatatgaaatcgGTATAGAAGCGAAAGACCAAGGTGGTTTAGGAGACTCCAGCAAAGTGATAGTAGAAGTCATCGATGTGAATGACAATGCACCTGTCATAAGTATTATGTCATTTTCATCCCCTGTGTCAGAGGACGCAACCGTCGGTACAACTATAGCAATACTCAACGTGAAAGATATTGATTCGGGAGAAAATGGAAACGTGAACTTAAATGTTGGTCAAAGCATTACTTTTAAATTGAAATCGTCTTTAAGGAATTATTATACATTAGTTACTGATGCGCTTTTAGATCGCGAGCGTGTGTCAGAGTACAATATCACAGTCACGGCCACAGACTCAGGCTCTCCTTCACTTTCCAGCCAAAAAACATTAACCCTTAAAGTGTCTGACGTTAACGACAACGCTCCCGAGTTTTCCCAGAGTACATACGAAGCGTATGTTTTTGAAAATAACCCTCCAGGCGTGTCCATCTTCACAGTTAGCGCTCGAGACAATGACTGGAGCCAAAACGCACGGATATCTTATCTTTTAGATGAAAGTGCATGGGGCGGAAACCCCGTATCTTCATATATCTCCATTAATGCTGAGAGTGGAGTTGTACATGCAATTCGGTCTTTCGACTATGAAcagatgaaaaaaataaaagtttgtgtCAAAGCCCAGGATGGGGGGTCCCCTCCTCTTAGCAGCAACGTGACACTGAACATTATTATCCAGGATCAGAATGATAACGCACCTCAAATACTCTACCCAGTACAAACAGGAAGCTCTGGTGTGGCTGAAATTGTGCCTCGTTCAGCAGATGTTGGCTATCTTGTCAGCAAAGTAGTGGCTGTTGATGTAGACTCTGGACAGAATGCCTGGCTCTCATATAAACTACACAAACCTGCAGATAGGCCACTGTTTGAAGTTGGCGCACAGAATGGAGAGATCAGAACTGTGCGCCAGGTGACTGATAAAGATGCTGTGAAACAGAAACTCACTGTTGTAGTGGAGGACAACGGACAGCCCTCTCGCTCAGCTACAGTCAATGTGAACGTGGCAGTGGCGGACAGCTTTCCTGAAGTGCTTTCAGAATTTACAGACTTTACTCGTGACAAGGATTACAATGATAACCTGACATTCTATTTAGTTCTGGCATTGGCCGTGGTATCCTTCCTCTTCATTTCATGTGTAGTTATCATCATTTCCGTAAAAATCTACAGGTGGAGACAATCTCGCCTCTATCATTCAAATCTACCAGTCATCCCGTACTATCCGCCACAGTATGGAGACACTGGCACTGGAACTCTGCGACACGTATACAATTACGAAGTGTGTATGACGGCAGACTCCAGGAAGAGTGATTCAACTTTTGTCAGACCCAGCAGTCAGAATGTGTTAATCATGGATCCAGTCTCTGCAGAAACAATGCAACGAATGCAAAGAAAAGAGATGCTGATGGAATGTGACTCTCCTGAG ATATTGGCTATCTCGTCACTAAAATCGTGGCTGTTGATGTGGACTCTGGACAGAATGCCTGGCTCTCATATAAACTACAGAAACCTGCAGACAGGCCGCTGTTTGAAGTGGGCGCACAGAATGGAGAGATCAGAACTGTGCGTCAGGTGA
- the LOC121709120 gene encoding protocadherin gamma-A11-like isoform X47: MRSAKATQRSAEWMMVAFAIVFVRTVYAQMRYSIPEEMRKGSLIGNIANDLGLDARRLRSGRARIVTGDSIQYADMNSDKGILVVSERIDREELCGDTTPCSFTFEIILENPVELHHVTVEILDVNDHSPTFQGDRINLEISESATPGARFLLGSAEDPDVGVNALQNYILTENDNFVLKQHARPDGIKYAEMVLQKPLDRELRPQLSLTLTAVDGGDPPKSGTVSIKVTVLDVNDNAPVFNQSVYTASVVENAQRGTYITTVNASDADSGTNGVINYSFANLKGNIAAIFSLDENTGAISVIGDIDYEKVKKYEIGIEAKDQGGLGDSSKVIVEVIDVNDNAPVISIMSFSSPVSEDATVGTTIAILNVKDIDSGENGNVNLNVGQSITFKLKSSLRNYYTLVTDALLDRERVSEYNITVTATDSGSPSLSSQKTLTLKVSDVNDNAPEFSQSTYEAYVFENNPPGVSIFTVSARDNDWSQNARISYLLDESAWGGNPVSSYISINAESGVVHAIRSFDYEQMKKIKVCVKAQDGGSPPLSSNVTLNIIIQDQNDNAPQILYPVQTGSSGVAEIVPRSADVGYLVSKVVAVDVDSGQNAWLSYKLHKPADRPLFEVGAQNGEIRTVRQVTDKDAVKQKLTVVVEDNGQPSRSATVNVNVAVADSFPEVLSEFTDFTRDKDYNDNLTFYLVLALAVVSFLFISCVVIIISVKIYRWRQSRLYHSNLPVIPYYPPQYGDTGTGTLRHVYNYEVCMTADSRKSDSTFVRPSSQNVLIMDPVSAETMQRMQRKEMLMECDSPEQQMTDHRLFPQRKRFTYESMM; this comes from the exons ATGAGATCGGCTAAAGCAACACAGCGGAGCGCAGAATGGATGATGGTGGCCTTTGCGATTGTTTTTGTCAGAACTGTCTATGCACAAATGCGGTACTCCATTCCGGAGGAGATGAGGAAAGGCTCGCTTATTGGGAATATTGCGAATGATCTCGGCTTGGATGCAAGAAGGCTACGGTCAGGAAGAGCTCGCATTGTAACCGGAGACAGTATTCAATATGCTGATATGAATTCAGACAAAGGGATTTTGGTTGTCAGCGAGAGGATAGACCGCGAGGAGCTCTGTGGCGATACGACTCCATGCAGTTTCACCTTTGAAATAATTTTAGAAAACCCTGTGGAACTACATCACGTTACAGTAGAGATTTTGGATGTAAACGATCACTCCCCGACGTTTCAGGGAGATAGAATTAATCTAGAGATCAGCGAATCGGCCACACCAGGAGCGCGCTTTTTGCTGGGCAGCGCAGAGGACCCTGATGTCGGGGTAAACGCACTGCAAAATTACATTCTGACTGAAAACGATAACTTTGTTCTTAAACAGCATGCACGCCCGGATGGGATCAAATATGCTGAGATGGTGCTACAGAAGCCATTAGACAGAGAGCTGCGCCCACAGCTGTCTTTAACCCTCACAGCTGTGGATGGAGGAGACCCCCCGAAGTCCGGAACTGTTAGTATTAAAGTGACTGTACTAGATGTGAATGATAATGCACCGGTATTTAACCAGTCCGTATATACGGCATCGGTAGTCGAAAACGCTCAGAGAGGCACATATATAACTACTGTTAATGCAAGTGATGCAGACAGCGGTACAAATGGAGTGATTAATTACAGCTTTGCGAATCTTAAAGGCAACATCGCAGCAATCTTCTCATTAGATGAGAATACTGGTGCGATTTCTGTCATAGGAGATATCGACTacgaaaaagtaaaaaaatatgaaatcgGTATAGAAGCGAAAGACCAAGGTGGTTTAGGAGACTCCAGCAAAGTGATAGTAGAAGTCATCGATGTGAATGACAATGCACCTGTCATAAGTATTATGTCATTTTCATCCCCTGTGTCAGAGGACGCAACCGTCGGTACAACTATAGCAATACTCAACGTGAAAGATATTGATTCGGGAGAAAATGGAAACGTGAACTTAAATGTTGGTCAAAGCATTACTTTTAAATTGAAATCGTCTTTAAGGAATTATTATACATTAGTTACTGATGCGCTTTTAGATCGCGAGCGTGTGTCAGAGTACAATATCACAGTCACGGCCACAGACTCAGGCTCTCCTTCACTTTCCAGCCAAAAAACATTAACCCTTAAAGTGTCTGACGTTAACGACAACGCTCCCGAGTTTTCCCAGAGTACATACGAAGCGTATGTTTTTGAAAATAACCCTCCAGGCGTGTCCATCTTCACAGTTAGCGCTCGAGACAATGACTGGAGCCAAAACGCACGGATATCTTATCTTTTAGATGAAAGTGCATGGGGCGGAAACCCCGTATCTTCATATATCTCCATTAATGCTGAGAGTGGAGTTGTACATGCAATTCGGTCTTTCGACTATGAAcagatgaaaaaaataaaagtttgtgtCAAAGCCCAGGATGGGGGGTCCCCTCCTCTTAGCAGCAACGTGACACTGAACATTATTATCCAGGATCAGAATGATAACGCACCTCAAATACTCTACCCAGTACAAACAGGAAGCTCTGGTGTGGCTGAAATTGTGCCTCGTTCAGCAGATGTTGGCTATCTTGTCAGCAAAGTAGTGGCTGTTGATGTAGACTCTGGACAGAATGCCTGGCTCTCATATAAACTACACAAACCTGCAGATAGGCCACTGTTTGAAGTTGGCGCACAGAATGGAGAGATCAGAACTGTGCGCCAGGTGACTGATAAAGATGCTGTGAAACAGAAACTCACTGTTGTAGTGGAGGACAACGGACAGCCCTCTCGCTCAGCTACAGTCAATGTGAACGTGGCAGTGGCGGACAGCTTTCCTGAAGTGCTTTCAGAATTTACAGACTTTACTCGTGACAAGGATTACAATGATAACCTGACATTCTATTTAGTTCTGGCATTGGCCGTGGTATCCTTCCTCTTCATTTCATGTGTAGTTATCATCATTTCCGTAAAAATCTACAGGTGGAGACAATCTCGCCTCTATCATTCAAATCTACCAGTCATCCCGTACTATCCGCCACAGTATGGAGACACTGGCACTGGAACTCTGCGACACGTATACAATTACGAAGTGTGTATGACGGCAGACTCCAGGAAGAGTGATTCAACTTTTGTCAGACCCAGCAGTCAGAATGTGTTAATCATGGATCCAGTCTCTGCAGAAACAATGCAACGAATGCAAAGAAAAGAGATGCTGATGGAATGTGACTCTCCTGAG CAACAGATGACGGATCACCGCCTCTTTCCACAACGAAAACGATTCACTTACGAGTCAATGATGTAA